The Naumannella cuiyingiana DNA window CCGCGGTGCTCGCCGACAGGCTGAGCCGAACCCGCGCGTCGAGCTCGGCCGGGCTGATGTCGGCCAGCACGAAGTCGTCGAAGCCCCAGTCGCCCGCCAGCGTGGCGAGGCCGCCCTCGGTCATGATCACCAGTACGGGCGCCTGATTGGTGCCCGACAGCAGCTTGCACATGGCGCGGGCGTTGACCAGGTCGCTGCGCGCGTCCAGCAGGATCAGATCGGCCGAGGGGAGTTCGGCGAGCTGGGAGGCGTCGGAGGGAATGACACGGATCTGGTGGGAGAGCAGGCCGAGCGCGGGCAGGATGTCGACGGAGTTCGCGTCGCGGAGGTGCTTCGCGAGCAGCAGGATCTGCGCCACCGCACCTCCTCAGTTGGCATCGACCGGCGACCGTGGCACAGGATAATGGCATGTATCAGGTGACGATCCGGTTCTGGGCCGCAGCGCGGGCGGCCGCGGGCACGCCCGAGATCGCGGTCGGTGCGCGTTCGGTCGCCGAGGCGCTGGCCGGGCTGGACCGCGGGCCCGAGCTGGACCGGATCGTTGGCCTGAGCTCGATCCTGGTCGATGGACGCCGGTCGGCCGATCTGGATGCCGAACTGACCGGCCCCGTCGTCGCCGAGGTGCTTCCCCCCTTCGCGGGCGGCTGAGCGCACTTTTCTGACGGGGAGCGCTGACGCTGTCGGGCGGGGCCGCGCCGTGTCGCCCGGAGCGACACTCCAGTGGCTGCTCGCGGTCAGGAAAGTGCGGCCACGATCTGCTCGACGACCAGATCGGGCTGGCCGGTCAGCGTCGCCCAGGTGAAGCGCAGGACCGTCCACCCCGCGAGCACCAAGGCGTTCTGGCGGGTCCGATCGCGCTCGAATGCCTCCCACGAGCGGTGGTGCTCCCACCCGTCTATCTCCACGACCACCCGGCGCTTAGGGAAGACGATGTCGCCGTAGTAGCGCGAACCGCCGGCTTCGATCCCGGCGTTGGCGGTCCAGCCGGTGATGCCGGCGGCGTGCAGGATCGCGTGGGCGACCCGTTCGGCTCGCGACCATGGCTCGGCACGGGACGCTCGGAGCACGGCGCGGCGTACGGGATCGCCGTGCCGACGCCCGCATGTCTCGAAGGCGAGCCACATCTGGGTCAAGGTGGCACGTCGCATCCGCAGGACCTGGTCGATCGCGTCGCCCCCGTCGCCGACAGCCAGGTCGACGGCGGTGAGTGCGGGCACGGTGCACGCCGGGCCCCCGCCGCGGGCGGTGAGCTCCGGAGGTACCTGTCGACGGGTGAATCGGGCGATGGCGTTCGAGGCGTGGTGCCGGGGCGCCGCCACGGCAAGAGGCAAGGTCGGCGCGTCTTGTCGCAGGATCGCCAATGCGGTGGCGCCGGTGAGTACGGCATCGGGATCGAATCGATGCAGGGCCGAAGCGCACAACGCCCAGTGGAGAGTGCCGGGCGGGGCCCAGATGCCCGGCAGGAGGCGCTGCAGTGCTCCCGCTCGGCTGGCGCGTTTGATCACATCGCGCAGGTCCGGATGATCGGCGATGGCGAGAAAGCCGTGGTCGGCAAGGGCGTCGTTCAGTAATGGGTGCATGCCCATACATGGGCTTCACGGGCGCGGTTCTGTGACTCGGGCGAGGATCTGTGGACAGATCACGGGGTCGGATTGCCCTGTGGATCCGCACTTTTCTGGGCAGAAGCTTTGCACCTTGAGGTGGATGTCGCATGGCGGCGGGCCTCGGCTGGGACGGACCGGAGCTCCCGGCCAGGAAAGTGCGGTCAGCCGTCCAGAACCAGGGTCACGGGCCCGTCGTTGACCAGCTCGACGGCCATCTCGGCGCCGAACCGCCCGGTCTCGACCGTGGCGCCGAGCCGTCGCAACTCGGCGACGAACTCCGCCACCAGCGGCTCGGCCACCGGGCCCGGGGCCGCTGCCGACCACGACGGGCGGCGGCCCTTGGCGGTGTCGGCGTAGAGCGTGAACTGCGAGATCACCAGCAGCGGCGCGCCCACCTGCTCGGCAGAGGTCTCCTGGCGCAGGATCCGGAGCCGCCAGACCTTCGCGGCGAGGGCCCGCGCGGTGGCCGCGTCGTCGGTGTGGGTGACCCCGACCAGCACCACCAGCCCCGGTCCGTTCAGCTCGCCGACCACCTCCGCGCCCACCCGCACGCTCGCCCGGCTCGCCCGCTGCACCACCACCCGCACGCTCGCGAGGCTAGCGCCGCGTGGGCTGGCTACAGTGGGGTGATGCCAACTGCGCCCGTGGTTCACGCCTGGCTCCTGGCCGGGGCGGCCGGCGCGGTGGCGATCATCATCCTGGTGGTGCTGGTCCGCCTCCTGATCGGGGCCTTCCGCACACCGACCGAGAGCGACGAGTGAGGAAGGCCGACCCGTGCCCTTCGAGATTCCCGACAACCTCAATCCCGACCTGATGCCGCTGGCCTGGCTGATCGGCCGTTGGGAGGGCACCGGCAAGGGCACCTGGCCCGGCACCGGAGACTTCGAGTACGGCCAACAGGTTGACATCTCCCACAACGGCGGCGACTACCTGCACTACCTGTCCCAGACCTTCGAGACCGACGACGAGGGCAAGGCGGTCCGGCCGCTGTCGATGGAGACCGGGTTCTGGCTGCCGGGCGGCAACGGCAATGTCGATCTGGTCCTCGCCCATCCGCAGGGGTACGCCGAGATCTGGTACGGCAAGGTCGACGGCGCCAAGATCGAACTCGCCACGGATGCGGTGATGCGCACCCAGGACGCCGAGCCCGTCACCGGCGGCAGCCGGCTCTACGGCAATGTCGAGAATGACCTGCTGTGGACCTGGGACAAGGCCACCACCGAGGTGCCGCTGCAGGCCTACATGTGGGCGCGGCTGCAGCGCCGGAGCAACTGATGGGCGCGGTGATCGCCGAGGACGGCCCCGACGCCGGGGTGCCGTGGCACTACGGCGACCCGGGTGCCGAACAGCGCCTGCTGGAATCCGGCAGCGGCATCGTCGACCTGTCCCACCGCGGCGTGCTGACCATCGCCGGCCCCGATCGGCTGAGCTGGCTGCACTCGCTGAGCACCCAGCATCTCGAGGGCCTGCAACCGGGCGAGTCCAGCACCGCGCTGCTGCTCGGGCCGACCGGGCACATCGAGCACGTGCTGCAGCTCGTCGATGACGGCGAGACCGTCTGGGCCCACACCGAGCCCGGCCGGGTCGGTGATCTGGTCGCCTTCCTCGAATCGATGAGGTTCATGCTGCGCGTCGAGGTGACCGACCGCACCGAACAGCTCGGCATCGTCTGGCAGCCGGGTACGCCGCCCGCGGGCCGGATCACCCGATCGGGCGAGGACTCGCTCGGCGGCTATGAGTCGTTCGTCCCGCGTGATCATCTGTCCGACTACCTGGATCAGCCCGAGCAGCGGGCCGGCACCTGGGCCTACGAGGCACGGCGGATCGCCGCCGGCGTACCCCGCGTCTTCGTCGACACCGATCACCGCACCATCCCGAACGAGATCGGACTGCTCGGCACCCACCTGGAGAAGGGCTGCTACCGCGGGCAGGAGACCGTCGCGCGGGTGCACACGCTCGGCCGCCCGCCCCGACGACTGGTGCTGCTGCATCTGGACGGCAGCGTCGATGCGCTCCCGGAGCGGGGCGCGGAGCTGACCCTGGGCGACAAGACGGTCGGCTTCGTCGGTTCATCGGTACGCCATCACGAGCTCGGGCCGATCGGGCTCGGACTGATCAAGCGCAATGTGCCGGTGGATGCGACGCTCGCCGCCGGCGAGATCAGCGCTGCCCAGCAGGTCCTGGTCGACCCCGAGGTCGGCCTGCACGTGCGGGCGCGGCTCTGATCGGTGATGCGTTACCTTCGCCAGATGCGAAGTGAGTCTGCCCCGGTCGTCGTCCAGGTGGTCCGAAACGATCTTGTCGAGAGCGAGCATCGTGCGCGGGTGGTGATCACCGCGCCCGGCGGTGCGGTCGAATGGTCGGCCGGCCCGGTCGCCGAGCCGATGTACCCGCGCAGCAGCAGCAAGCCGATGCAGGCCGTCGGGATGCTGCGCAGCCGGCTTGATCTCGACGGCGAGCTGCTGGCCCTGGCCGGGGCATCGCACTCGGGTGAGGACTTCCATCGGGAGGGTGCGCGGCAGATCCTGGCCGGCGTCGGCCTGGGGCCGGAGGTGCTGCAGAACATCCCGGACTGGCCGGTCGACGACGACGCCAGGATCGAATGGATCCGGGCGGGCCACGGCCCTGAGGTGATCGCGATGAACTGCTCGGGCAAGCACGCGGCCATGATCAGGACCTGCGTGATCAACGACTGGCCGATCGAGAACTACCGCGATCCCGCCCATCCGTTGCAGGTGGCGATCGCCACCGCGATCGCGGAGCTGGCCCGAGAACCGGTCGGGCCGGCGGCCGTGGACGGCTGTGGTGCCCCGCTGTTCGCGATCTCGCTGACCGGCCTGGCCCGCGCCTTCGGTCGGACCGCCGCGGCCGCCGACGGCCCGGAACGCAAGCTCGCCGAGGCGTTCCGGGCGTACCCGGAGTGGGCCTCTGGCACCCGCCGCGACGAGGCCGCCCTGCACCGGGCGATCCGCGGGTTGGTCGGCAAGGCCGGCGCCGAGGCCGTCTATGCGGTCGGGCTGCCCGACGGCCGGGGGGTGGCGCTCAAGATCGACGACGGATCCTTCCGCGGCCGGGCGCCGCTGATGGCGGCGACCCTGCGCAAGCTGGGGTACGCCAATGCCACCCTCGACGCCCAGCTCGCCGTGCCCGTGCTGGGGCATGGCGAGCCGGTCGGCGAGCTGCGGGTGCGGTTGTAGCCGGCCCGATCGGGGCAAGGTCAGCGCGCGTCAACCGGGTCGGGCCTGCGGCGGGTGGTGAGGGCGGCGTACCCGCGGGCCCACAGCCACTCCAGCGGACCCCGCTCGAAGCGCCGCAGCCACAGATGGGCGAGGGTGCAGATGATCACCGAGATCGCCAGCCAGGTGACGACGGTCACCGGCAATCGCCAGGCCGGCGGCATCGAGTTGAGGCCGAAACCCCAGCCGTAGAACGCGACGGAGGCGATCACGTTCTGCAGCACATAGCCGCTGAGCGCCACCCGGCCGAGGTCGGCAAGGCGGCGCCCGATCCAGCCGGGGGACCGCCCGGTGGTCAGCTCGGCGATCAGGCCGAGCAGCCCGACGGCGGCGATCGGCGCCAGCACCCAGCGGGTCAGCGGCAGCCACCCGGTTCCCATCATCCCGAGGGTCAGGTCGGCCACCAGAGCGACCGCTCCGATGATCATGCAGCGCCGGCGCAGGGATCCGCGTTCGGGGTCGAACATGCCCGCCCGATACAGCCTGGCGCCGATCAGGAACAGCGCGATGCTGCCGAAGCCGATCAACACCGGCTCGAACCGGAAGATCACGGCATTGTCGATCCGCAACGCCACCAGATCCCACCAACTGCCGTCGCGGTAGGGGTTCGGGTCGATCGACGCGGTCGAGCCAAAGGACGCGACCCCCGACACGAAGGCGGCCGACAGCCAGCCGATCAACAGCAGGTGCAGGCCGCCCATGATCAGGATCCAGGTACGCTGCGTGCGCGGGCTCGTTGCCAACAGGTATGCCACGATCACCCCGGTCACGGCGTACCCCATCAACACGTCGAACTCGATCACCAGCAGATAGTTGAGCACCCCGTCGAGGAACAGCAGCGCCGCCCGCCACGGATAGCTGCCGGGCCAGCGCCGACCGTGGCGGGCGGCGGCGTCGGCCTGGATCGCGAGGCCGATCCCGAACATCAGCGTCAGCAGGCCGAGGAACTTCCCGTTGGCCACTTGCTGCAGCGCCCGCTCCGCGGTCGCCTGCCAGGCCGGGGCGCCCGGTGTGGTGGGCGAGCCGAGGTAGCCGAGCATCCCGGCCGGGTGGCTGAAGATCCAGATGTTGGTGCCCAGCGTGCCGAGAATGGCAATCCCGCGGGCGATGTCGAGCCCGTGGATCCGGTCAGCCATGGGGTCTCCTTCTCAGCGTTATTTATCACAAATGAGATAGAAGGCAACGTAGCACAGGCGTGACACAATAAGCAGATGCCGAAGATCGTCGACGCGGACGAGCGACTTGCCACCATCCACGAGGCGGTGTTCCGGCTGGTGGAGCGGGGTGGCGTACCCGCCGCCTCGCTGCGCAATGTGGCCAACGAGGCCGGCCTGAACGTCGGTTCCGTGCGGCACTACGTGGGCAGCCACACCGAGCTGCTGCGGGGCGCGGTCGGCCGTCTCCAGGAGCGGGTGACGGCCCGGCTGCTTCGGCATGCGGACGGCCTCCGTGCCGACGTCGCGGCGACACGGCGCGGGGAGATCGCCATCGACATGCTCGAGGAATTGGTCCCGCTCGATGCCGAGCGGCGCCAGGAGGCCGCGCTGTGGCAGGCCTTCCTGGAGCATGCGCGGGTGCACGACGACATCGGCGGGCTCGCGACCGAGATGGCGGGCGGCATCCGCGAGTTCACCGGGCGCCTGCTCGCCGCGGCCGGGGTGAGTGCCACCGCCGTGCCCGCGGAGGCGCTCGCCTGCGTGCTCGATGGGCTGGCCGTCGCGACGCTGCACGACCCGGCCGCCTACGACCGCCGGCGCGTGCGCGCGATCCTGCGCTGGCAGCTCACCCGCACCCTGACCTGAGCTCAGCGGCGCCCGCGCCTCCCCGAGCGCTTGCGTTCGGCGCGCTCGCGCTCCAGCTCCGCGGCGCGCCGCCGTCGGCGCCGGGCCGCGACGAGGCCACCGATCACCGCGCCGATCGCCATGATCGCCAGCACGGCCGGGATCAGCCCGGTCCACGGCCCGCACTGGTAGGACACCGCCCCGTCGGGCGTGGCGACGTATCGGCACAAGAACACGTCCCGCAGCGGGAGCTGCGCGACCAGCGCCACGACGAACCCCGCCACGGCGCCGATGATCGCGCCGAACGCAACCCAGTCCCACAGCGGGGTGAGCCCCCGGCGTCGCCGCATCGCACCTCCCGAGCCGTCGCGAGCATCCACACCCGAACCTAGCCCTGCCCGGCAAGCGCGCGTCGGAGGTTCCTCTCGGCTCGGCGTCGCGCGCGCCGAACCGCGCCGTTGCGGGATCGGGTCGGCACCGCGTCTCGCCGAGTGGAACATCCCCGGCGCCGGTGGCGCGACGATCCGGCCCGCGCCCCTAGGGTGGGTCCATGACCGAGCACTCGTTCAATCTCGACGATGTCGACGCCGTGCTGTTCGATCTTGACGGGGTGATCACGCCGACCGCGGTGGTGCACATGCGGGCGTGGGACAAGATGTTCAACGAGTTCCTCGCCACCCGCCCGGGCCAGGCGCCCTACACCGAGCAGGACTACTACGACTACGTCGACGGCAAGCCCCGCTACGAGGGGGTTCGCTCCTTCCTGCAGGCCCGGGGCATCGAGTTGCCCGACGGCAGCCCCGAGGACCCGCCGGAGGCCGACACCATCGGCGGCCTCGGCAACCGCAAGAACGCGCTGTTCACCAAGGTGCTCGCCGACGAGGGGATCGAGGCCTATCCGGGATCGGTGCGCTATCTGGACGAGCTGGCCAAGAAGGGTACGCGGACCGCGATCGTCTCCTCGTCCAAGAACGCCCGCGACGTGCTCGCCACCGCCGGGCTGTTGGACCGCTTCGAGGTGATCGTCGACGGGATCGTGGCCGCCGAGCGCGGCCTGCCGGGCAAGCCCGAGCCCGACACCTTCGCCGATGCGGCGCGCCAGCTCGGCGTACCCAACTCCCGTGCGGCGGTCTTCGAGGACGCGATCTCCGGGGTCCGCGCCGGCCGTGCCGGCGGCTTCGCCCACGTCGTCGGGGTGGACCGCGGTGCCGGGCCTCAGGCGCTGGCCGATGCCGGGGCCGATGTCGTCGTCGCCGACCTCGCCGAACTCCTGCCCCGACAGTGAACCGGGCGGCTTGACAGCGGGGCTACGCTCGCCCGGGCAGCGCCGCCGGGCCGCCACCATCGACTTCCCGCCAACCCACCACCGCGAAAGAACCCGCGATGCACAAGTACCCCTCCCCGCACACGCCGCCCCCGGCGCTCGACCCGATGGACCGGACCCGGTTCCCGGTCGATGAGTGGGGGCTGGTCGAGGACTACTACAGCGGC harbors:
- a CDS encoding winged helix-turn-helix domain-containing protein; its protein translation is MAQILLLAKHLRDANSVDILPALGLLSHQIRVIPSDASQLAELPSADLILLDARSDLVNARAMCKLLSGTNQAPVLVIMTEGGLATLAGDWGFDDFVLADISPAELDARVRLSLSASTADEVISSGGIEIDESAYAARLNGRALDLTYTEFELLKYLVQHPGRVFSREQLLSDVWGYDYYGGTRTVDVHVRRLRAKLGPEYEQMIVTVRNVGYRLAIR
- a CDS encoding MoaD/ThiS family protein: MYQVTIRFWAAARAAAGTPEIAVGARSVAEALAGLDRGPELDRIVGLSSILVDGRRSADLDAELTGPVVAEVLPPFAGG
- a CDS encoding endonuclease domain-containing protein yields the protein MHPLLNDALADHGFLAIADHPDLRDVIKRASRAGALQRLLPGIWAPPGTLHWALCASALHRFDPDAVLTGATALAILRQDAPTLPLAVAAPRHHASNAIARFTRRQVPPELTARGGGPACTVPALTAVDLAVGDGGDAIDQVLRMRRATLTQMWLAFETCGRRHGDPVRRAVLRASRAEPWSRAERVAHAILHAAGITGWTANAGIEAGGSRYYGDIVFPKRRVVVEIDGWEHHRSWEAFERDRTRQNALVLAGWTVLRFTWATLTGQPDLVVEQIVAALS
- the dtd gene encoding D-aminoacyl-tRNA deacylase; the protein is MRVVVQRASRASVRVGAEVVGELNGPGLVVLVGVTHTDDAATARALAAKVWRLRILRQETSAEQVGAPLLVISQFTLYADTAKGRRPSWSAAAPGPVAEPLVAEFVAELRRLGATVETGRFGAEMAVELVNDGPVTLVLDG
- a CDS encoding heme-binding beta-barrel domain-containing protein; the encoded protein is MPFEIPDNLNPDLMPLAWLIGRWEGTGKGTWPGTGDFEYGQQVDISHNGGDYLHYLSQTFETDDEGKAVRPLSMETGFWLPGGNGNVDLVLAHPQGYAEIWYGKVDGAKIELATDAVMRTQDAEPVTGGSRLYGNVENDLLWTWDKATTEVPLQAYMWARLQRRSN
- a CDS encoding YgfZ/GcvT domain-containing protein, yielding MGAVIAEDGPDAGVPWHYGDPGAEQRLLESGSGIVDLSHRGVLTIAGPDRLSWLHSLSTQHLEGLQPGESSTALLLGPTGHIEHVLQLVDDGETVWAHTEPGRVGDLVAFLESMRFMLRVEVTDRTEQLGIVWQPGTPPAGRITRSGEDSLGGYESFVPRDHLSDYLDQPEQRAGTWAYEARRIAAGVPRVFVDTDHRTIPNEIGLLGTHLEKGCYRGQETVARVHTLGRPPRRLVLLHLDGSVDALPERGAELTLGDKTVGFVGSSVRHHELGPIGLGLIKRNVPVDATLAAGEISAAQQVLVDPEVGLHVRARL
- a CDS encoding asparaginase, whose product is MRSESAPVVVQVVRNDLVESEHRARVVITAPGGAVEWSAGPVAEPMYPRSSSKPMQAVGMLRSRLDLDGELLALAGASHSGEDFHREGARQILAGVGLGPEVLQNIPDWPVDDDARIEWIRAGHGPEVIAMNCSGKHAAMIRTCVINDWPIENYRDPAHPLQVAIATAIAELAREPVGPAAVDGCGAPLFAISLTGLARAFGRTAAAADGPERKLAEAFRAYPEWASGTRRDEAALHRAIRGLVGKAGAEAVYAVGLPDGRGVALKIDDGSFRGRAPLMAATLRKLGYANATLDAQLAVPVLGHGEPVGELRVRL
- a CDS encoding DUF418 domain-containing protein, producing the protein MADRIHGLDIARGIAILGTLGTNIWIFSHPAGMLGYLGSPTTPGAPAWQATAERALQQVANGKFLGLLTLMFGIGLAIQADAAARHGRRWPGSYPWRAALLFLDGVLNYLLVIEFDVLMGYAVTGVIVAYLLATSPRTQRTWILIMGGLHLLLIGWLSAAFVSGVASFGSTASIDPNPYRDGSWWDLVALRIDNAVIFRFEPVLIGFGSIALFLIGARLYRAGMFDPERGSLRRRCMIIGAVALVADLTLGMMGTGWLPLTRWVLAPIAAVGLLGLIAELTTGRSPGWIGRRLADLGRVALSGYVLQNVIASVAFYGWGFGLNSMPPAWRLPVTVVTWLAISVIICTLAHLWLRRFERGPLEWLWARGYAALTTRRRPDPVDAR
- a CDS encoding TetR/AcrR family transcriptional regulator; protein product: MPKIVDADERLATIHEAVFRLVERGGVPAASLRNVANEAGLNVGSVRHYVGSHTELLRGAVGRLQERVTARLLRHADGLRADVAATRRGEIAIDMLEELVPLDAERRQEAALWQAFLEHARVHDDIGGLATEMAGGIREFTGRLLAAAGVSATAVPAEALACVLDGLAVATLHDPAAYDRRRVRAILRWQLTRTLT
- a CDS encoding HAD family hydrolase produces the protein MTEHSFNLDDVDAVLFDLDGVITPTAVVHMRAWDKMFNEFLATRPGQAPYTEQDYYDYVDGKPRYEGVRSFLQARGIELPDGSPEDPPEADTIGGLGNRKNALFTKVLADEGIEAYPGSVRYLDELAKKGTRTAIVSSSKNARDVLATAGLLDRFEVIVDGIVAAERGLPGKPEPDTFADAARQLGVPNSRAAVFEDAISGVRAGRAGGFAHVVGVDRGAGPQALADAGADVVVADLAELLPRQ